In Bubalus bubalis isolate 160015118507 breed Murrah chromosome 20, NDDB_SH_1, whole genome shotgun sequence, the sequence gagaaacctatatgcaggtcaggaagcaacagttagaactggacatgtaacaacagactggttccaaataggaaaaggagtacgtcaaggctgtatattgtcaccctgcttatttaacttcttcttcttttttttttttttaagatatttgaaaTACAACTTTATTCTGATTCTAAACGAAAAGGAATGGGAATGACAGTAACAAACAAGATTCCACCTCTCAATATTGTCATGTGACTATAGCCGTCTTATATTTGAAACTCAAGGAGGAAACAACTATGTTCCAAAACACCTAAATATGCAGGTCCAaaaaatgaaggtttttttttttaaactgctacaTTCACTCCAAAGCCCATCCATCTCCTTCAGCATCCAAAGATTAAGCACATGTTCTGCTTAGCTATATAATAAAGTGGCAAACACGCTGCACCACTGACATCACAGGACAGTTGCCTATAAAACTAGACTTCTGACGCTGGGCCCCAGCTTCTCTTTCTCACAGGTCATCATCTTCATCCGGGAGAGCAGTTGTCTGAGCAACCTCTAAACCGTGCTCATACTGTGCTGCCAAGGCTGGGTCCATGACCACCTCTGGCGGGGCCAGAGCAGGCATGGCGACAAACTCCAAGTTACGGTCTCCAATCAGTTTTCTAGCAAGCCAGAGGAAGGGCTTTTCAAAGCTGTAGTTACTTTTGGCAGAAATGTCATAGTACTGAAAATTCTTCTTTTGGTGGAAGACAATTGACTTTGCCTTAACCTTTCTGTCCTTAATATCCACTTTGTTGCCACACAACACAATTGGGATGTTCTCACACACTCGTATCAGATCTCTATGCCAGTTAGGCACATTCTTGTAACTCTTGATGCTACGTCAAACATTATAATGGCACACTGAGCTTGTATATAATAGCCATCTCTCAGTCCACCAAATTTCTCCTGACCAGCTGTATCCCGTACCTTGAACTTAATAGGTCCTCTGTTGGTATGGAACACAAGAGGATGGACCTCAACACCTAAGGTAGCTACATACTTCTTCTCAAATTCACCAGTCAGATGATGCTTAACgaatgtagtttttccagtaccaCCATCACCAACCAAAACAAGTTTGAACTGAACTTGGGGTTCTCCTTGGGCAGCCATCGCGATGTTACTTCCAGAAGCATCTCCGCGCCCGTCTGACTgaggctgcttatttaacttctatgcagagtacatcatgagaaacgctgggctggaagaagcacaagctggaatcaagattgccgggagaaatatcaataacctcagatatgcagatgacaccacccttatggcagaaagtgaagaggaactaaagagcctcttgatgaaagtgaaagaggagagtgaaaaagttgacttaaagctcaacattcagaaaatgaagatcatggcatccggtcccatcacttcatgggaaatagatggggaaacagtggaaacagtgtcagactttattttttggggctccaaaatcactgcagatggtgactgcagccatgaaattaaaagacgcttactccttggaaggaaagttatgaccaacctagatagcatattgaaaagcagagacattactttgccaacaaaggtccgtctagtcaaggctatggtttttcccgtggtcatgtatgtatgtgagagttggactgtgaagaacgctgagtgcccaagaattgatgcgtttgaactgtggtgttggagaagactcttgagagtcccttggactgcaaggaaatccaaccaatccattctaaaggagatcagtcctgggatttctttggacggaatgatgctaaagctgaaactccagtactttggccatctcatgcgaagagctgactcattggaaaagactctgatgctgggggcgggggcaggaggagaaggggacgacagaggatgagacggctggatggcatcaccgacttgatggacgtgagtctgagtgaacttcaggagttggtgatggacagggtggcctggtgtgctgcaatttatagggtcgcaaagagtcagacacgactgagagactgaactgaactgaactgaactgaagtgtcctAGGGGTGGGCTGGGCTCAACTGGAGGTTTCTGACTTGGGTTTTCTCATGCCGTTTAAGTCAAATGGTAACTGGGGCTGCAGTCACCTCAAAGATTTCTGTCATATGTCTGGTGACTGATGTAACTAATGCTGGCTGTCAACTGGGACATAAGCAGGCCAGAATACATACCAGAACACATTCGAACCCAAGAATCCAACcagggtcctctgcattgcaggtggattctttaccagctgagctaccagggaagcccccataagaGTTATAGCCATCCATATGACAGAGAAGAGGGATCAGAATCCAGCTCCTGATGGGAAGAATGCTTAAGAATTTGATTTGTAGACATGTTTTAAAACCACCACAGTCTTCAAGTTCTGAGTGCTGTGGACTATTTGGAGTATGCCAGCTGGGGGTTCTGTGTTTTCGAAATTAAAGGAATATCAGACAGGGAACACATTCACTTCATTTTCACAGGAATGTATCTTTGATCCCATGTTCAAAGGGTCTTCAGCTCTCTAAGTCTCTATGTCTTAGATTATCAGCCTTCCTCTCAGGTCTGATGCCTAGAGAATAGAGGGATGAGCCACACACCTCCTGTAGTCCTGTGGCCTCCCTCCCAAGTTTCACAACAAACGTAATAATAGCCCTTACTATTCTCA encodes:
- the LOC123465211 gene encoding GTP-binding nuclear protein Ran-like — encoded protein: MAAQGEPQVQFKLVLVGDGGTGKTTFVKHHLTGEFEKNIKSYKNVPNWHRDLIRVCENIPIVLCGNKVDIKDRKVKAKSIVFHQKKNFQYYDISAKSNYSFEKPFLWLARKLIGDRNLEFVAMPALAPPEVVMDPALAAQYEHGLEVAQTTALPDEDDDL